A genomic segment from Streptomyces sp. TLI_235 encodes:
- a CDS encoding YcxB-like protein has protein sequence MQITASYEPTPQERVRAFQQALAAPRRKAWVLSAVLLSGGPLWILAGGDTLPGGWSFLVGLFLLAHLTWGTRLAARQQTPVPSGPTEVTVTEAGVTVRRPGHTTEIAWWAVRVVETADFVLLFHAPRLFTPILKRGFTPEQLAQVRAAAAAGRTVRPDARPVG, from the coding sequence ATGCAGATCACGGCCAGCTACGAGCCCACACCGCAGGAACGCGTGCGGGCCTTCCAACAGGCCCTGGCGGCGCCGAGGCGGAAGGCCTGGGTGCTGAGCGCCGTGCTGCTGTCGGGCGGCCCGCTGTGGATCCTGGCCGGCGGGGACACGCTGCCCGGCGGCTGGTCGTTCCTCGTCGGCCTGTTCCTGCTGGCCCACCTCACCTGGGGAACGCGGTTGGCCGCCCGGCAGCAGACGCCGGTCCCGTCCGGCCCCACCGAGGTCACCGTGACCGAGGCCGGGGTGACCGTCCGACGGCCGGGCCACACCACGGAGATCGCCTGGTGGGCCGTCCGGGTCGTCGAGACCGCGGACTTCGTCCTGCTGTTCCACGCACCGAGGCTCTTCACCCCGATCCTGAAGCGCGGCTTCACCCCGGAGCAGCTGGCGCAGGTGCGCGCCGCCGCGGCGGCGGGCCGGACGGTGCGGCCGGACGCCCGGCCTGTGGGCTGA
- a CDS encoding spherulation-specific family 4 protein codes for MERLLVPLYVHPAEDPSAWRALVRAAPRLYGVVVNAADGPGEAPDPVLAEPVAELREAGVRILGYVDTGYGRRPHAAVVEDLQRHRTWYGTDGVYFDQVCTDPAFLPYQRRLTVAARALGCESVVLGHGTHPDPAYATGGVADLLVTFEGDWEAYEAAPVPRWTADHPPELFCHLVHGVPSGRLRAVPREARLRGAAVHYATPGDGDNPWRTLSPALTPALAGQSTTPTRTETDP; via the coding sequence ATGGAGCGTCTGCTGGTACCGCTCTACGTGCACCCGGCCGAGGACCCGTCCGCCTGGCGGGCCCTCGTCCGGGCCGCACCACGCCTGTACGGCGTGGTCGTCAACGCCGCCGACGGCCCCGGCGAGGCACCCGACCCGGTCCTCGCCGAACCCGTCGCCGAACTCCGTGAGGCCGGGGTGCGCATCCTCGGCTACGTCGACACCGGGTACGGACGCCGCCCGCACGCCGCCGTCGTCGAGGACCTCCAGCGCCACCGCACCTGGTACGGCACCGACGGCGTCTACTTCGACCAGGTGTGCACCGACCCGGCCTTCCTGCCCTACCAGCGGCGGCTCACCGTCGCCGCCCGCGCCCTCGGCTGCGAGAGCGTGGTGCTCGGCCACGGCACCCACCCCGATCCGGCGTACGCGACCGGCGGCGTCGCCGACCTGCTGGTCACCTTCGAGGGAGACTGGGAGGCGTACGAGGCGGCTCCCGTGCCGCGCTGGACGGCCGACCACCCGCCGGAGCTCTTCTGCCACCTGGTGCACGGCGTGCCGTCCGGCCGGCTGCGCGCCGTCCCCCGCGAGGCCAGGCTGCGCGGGGCCGCCGTCCACTACGCGACACCGGGCGACGGCGACAACCCGTGGCGCACCCTGTCACCGGCCCTCACCCCGGCCCTCGCGGGGCAGTCCACCACGCCCACCCGGACGGAGACCGACCCATGA
- a CDS encoding nucleoside-diphosphate-sugar epimerase: MDVLVLGATGFLGGHIAEHLRTLPGARVLRAGHSAAADLRIDLANETAEGLAALLADLRPAAVVNCAGAVTGDALLQTGLNARGPAVLAAALRATLPGTRLVHLGSAAEYGACEHGTSLAETAAARPGGLYGATKLAGTLAVAEAAADGQDAVVLRVFNPVGPGAPGTSLAGRLAAELRRAGPDGTVTVGDLSAHRDFVDARDVARAVGTALTAAHPLPPVLNIAGGAALPVRAVADALVTAAQFAGRIEEHGAGSERSAAVSWQQADITAARALGWEPRIGLAESLADLWHSLKDTGHDTTERAA; the protein is encoded by the coding sequence ATGGACGTCCTCGTCCTCGGAGCCACCGGCTTCCTGGGCGGCCACATCGCCGAGCACCTGCGCACCCTCCCCGGTGCGCGGGTGCTCCGCGCCGGCCACTCCGCCGCCGCCGACCTGCGGATCGACCTCGCGAACGAGACCGCCGAGGGCCTCGCCGCGCTGCTCGCCGACCTCCGCCCCGCGGCGGTGGTGAACTGCGCCGGCGCCGTCACCGGCGACGCCCTGCTGCAGACCGGTCTCAACGCCCGCGGCCCCGCCGTGCTCGCCGCCGCCCTGCGCGCGACGCTGCCCGGCACCCGGCTCGTCCACCTCGGCTCCGCCGCCGAGTACGGTGCCTGCGAGCACGGCACCTCGCTCGCCGAGACCGCCGCCGCGCGGCCGGGCGGCCTCTACGGCGCCACCAAGCTGGCCGGCACCCTCGCCGTCGCGGAGGCCGCCGCCGACGGCCAGGACGCGGTGGTGCTGCGGGTGTTCAACCCGGTCGGCCCCGGCGCGCCCGGCACCTCGCTGGCCGGCCGGCTCGCCGCCGAACTCCGCCGGGCCGGCCCCGACGGCACCGTCACCGTCGGCGACCTCTCCGCGCACCGCGACTTCGTGGACGCCCGCGACGTCGCCCGCGCGGTGGGCACCGCGCTCACCGCCGCGCACCCGCTGCCGCCGGTGCTCAACATCGCCGGCGGTGCGGCCCTCCCGGTCCGCGCCGTCGCCGACGCCCTGGTCACCGCCGCGCAGTTCGCCGGCCGGATCGAGGAACACGGCGCCGGCAGCGAGCGCTCCGCCGCCGTCTCCTGGCAGCAGGCCGACATCACGGCGGCCCGCGCCCTCGGCTGGGAGCCGCGGATCGGCCTCGCCGAGTCGCTCGCCGACCTCTGGCACAGCCTGAAGGACACCGGGCACGACACCACGGAGCGCGCCGCCTGA
- a CDS encoding nucleotidyltransferase-like protein: MHAVILAGGKGVRLRPYTTALPKPLVPIGDQHAILEIVMRQLVAAGFESCTLAIGHLGHIIRAYVGDGSQWGMDVSYTTEETPLGTMGPLLTMLDTLPEHFLVMNGDVLTDLAYGDVLKQHIDAGAPLTIATYARKVNIDFGVLTTEQGRVTEFREKPSMDYHVSMGVYGLSKPTLTRYTPGKPLGFDDLVLDLLDAGTPPQAYEFNGYWLDIGRPDDYDRANADFRENRDLLLRGA, translated from the coding sequence ATGCACGCTGTCATCCTGGCCGGCGGCAAGGGCGTTCGCCTGCGCCCGTACACCACCGCGCTGCCCAAGCCGCTCGTGCCGATCGGCGACCAGCACGCCATCCTCGAGATCGTGATGCGCCAGCTGGTCGCGGCCGGATTCGAGAGCTGCACCCTGGCGATCGGCCACCTCGGCCACATCATCCGCGCCTACGTCGGCGACGGCTCCCAGTGGGGCATGGACGTCTCCTACACCACCGAGGAGACGCCGCTCGGCACCATGGGCCCGCTGCTCACCATGCTCGACACCCTGCCCGAGCACTTCCTCGTCATGAACGGCGACGTGCTCACCGACCTCGCCTACGGCGACGTCCTCAAGCAGCACATCGACGCCGGCGCGCCGCTCACCATCGCCACCTACGCGCGCAAGGTCAACATCGACTTCGGCGTCCTCACCACCGAGCAGGGCCGGGTCACCGAGTTCCGCGAGAAGCCCAGCATGGACTACCACGTCTCGATGGGCGTCTACGGCCTCTCCAAGCCCACCCTCACCCGCTACACCCCCGGCAAGCCGCTCGGCTTCGACGACCTCGTCCTCGACCTGCTGGACGCCGGCACCCCGCCGCAGGCCTACGAGTTCAACGGCTACTGGCTCGACATCGGCCGCCCCGACGACTACGACCGGGCCAACGCCGACTTCCGCGAGAACCGCGACCTGCTGCTGCGGGGTGCCTGA
- a CDS encoding NAD dependent epimerase/dehydratase has protein sequence MSSTTTAAVTGAEGFIGSHLVEKLVADGHRVRAMVQYNSFSSFGWLETLSPDVLDSVEIVLGDVRDPGSVTGLVKGTDAVYHLAALIAIPYSYQAPHSYVETNVTGTLNVLEAVRHLEIPRLVHTSTSETYGTAQTVPITEDHPINTQSPYAASKAGGDRLADSYHASFETPVVTLRPFNTFGPRQSMRAVIPTVIGQVAAGERTITLGDLRPTRDFLFVKDTAAAFATVGTAPAEQVVGRTFNAGTGGEISVGDLVTLIGKLMDTDLTVREDSDRIRPAASEVMRLVADATRLREATGWAPTHSLEDGLLHTIEFFRDPANLARYKTDLYNV, from the coding sequence ATGAGCAGCACCACCACCGCCGCCGTCACCGGAGCCGAGGGCTTCATCGGCTCGCACCTCGTCGAGAAGCTCGTCGCCGACGGACACCGCGTCCGCGCGATGGTCCAGTACAACTCCTTCTCGTCGTTCGGCTGGCTGGAGACACTGAGTCCGGACGTGCTGGACAGCGTGGAGATCGTCCTCGGCGACGTCCGCGACCCCGGCTCCGTCACCGGCCTGGTGAAGGGCACCGACGCGGTCTACCACCTGGCCGCGCTCATCGCGATCCCCTACTCGTACCAGGCCCCGCACTCCTACGTGGAGACCAACGTCACCGGCACCCTCAACGTGCTGGAGGCCGTCCGCCACCTGGAGATCCCGCGCCTGGTGCACACCTCCACCAGCGAGACCTACGGCACCGCGCAGACCGTCCCGATCACCGAGGACCACCCGATCAACACCCAGTCCCCGTACGCGGCCTCCAAGGCCGGCGGCGACCGGCTCGCGGACAGTTACCACGCGAGCTTCGAGACCCCCGTGGTGACGCTCCGTCCGTTCAACACCTTCGGCCCGCGCCAGTCCATGCGCGCCGTCATCCCGACCGTGATCGGCCAGGTCGCCGCCGGCGAGCGCACCATCACCCTCGGCGACCTCCGCCCCACCCGCGACTTCCTCTTCGTCAAGGACACCGCCGCAGCCTTCGCGACCGTCGGCACCGCCCCCGCCGAGCAGGTCGTCGGCCGCACCTTCAACGCCGGCACCGGCGGCGAGATCTCCGTCGGCGACCTGGTCACCCTGATCGGCAAGCTGATGGACACCGACCTGACGGTCCGTGAGGACAGCGACCGCATCCGCCCCGCGGCCTCCGAGGTCATGCGACTCGTCGCCGACGCCACCCGGCTGCGCGAGGCCACCGGCTGGGCCCCCACCCACTCCCTGGAGGACGGCCTGCTGCACACCATCGAGTTCTTCCGCGACCCGGCCAACCTGGCCCGCTACAAGACCGACCTGTACAACGTCTGA
- a CDS encoding glycosyltransferase involved in cell wall bisynthesis yields the protein MNTRLHAVPAAGTESDAPGTARPADLAHLVGTRVTMLTEGTYPHSHGGVSVWCDQLVTGMPETEFRVIAITGTAGQPLSWDLPAHVTDVRAVPLWGPAPEGQAPKGAAMRAFLTGYERFLLSLLDPAEEDAFGPELYVLADHARAGRLSPALRSEAALRVLADVWNRPHLATAAARPSLHDALTATELLEHALRPLAAHPKPGGVLHAVSGGLAALPGLVGNHLHGTPFLLTEHGIYLRERYLGYGTGYAWPVKALVLGFYRMLAVESYARAALVTPGNRYNRRWEERAGTPAERIRTVYNGVDPEAFPPAGPEPEVPTLSWAGRVDPIKDLETLIRAFALVRAEIPGARLRLFGGTPAGGAAYRERCEALAADLGIGDAVVFEGRVDDIRDAYAAGNVVMLSSISEGFPFTLIEAMSCGRATVSTDVGGVREAVGDTGLVVPPREPEAMAKAALELLRDADRRAEMGRGARLRVIEQFTLRQTIDSFRDIYRELDRRDRFRTAHDDGPFDWWTPAQRAEAAAQAADAAARSAVGAAG from the coding sequence ATGAACACACGTCTGCACGCCGTGCCCGCGGCCGGGACCGAGTCCGACGCGCCGGGCACGGCACGCCCGGCCGACCTGGCGCACCTGGTCGGCACCCGCGTGACCATGCTCACAGAGGGCACCTACCCGCACAGCCACGGCGGCGTCAGCGTCTGGTGCGACCAGCTCGTCACCGGCATGCCCGAGACCGAGTTCCGGGTCATCGCGATCACCGGCACCGCCGGACAGCCGCTCTCCTGGGACCTTCCCGCCCACGTCACCGACGTCCGCGCCGTCCCGCTCTGGGGCCCCGCCCCCGAGGGCCAGGCCCCCAAGGGCGCCGCGATGCGCGCCTTCCTCACCGGCTACGAACGCTTCCTGCTCTCCCTGCTCGACCCCGCCGAGGAGGACGCCTTCGGCCCCGAGCTGTACGTCCTCGCCGACCACGCCAGGGCCGGCCGGCTCAGCCCCGCGCTGCGCTCCGAGGCCGCGCTGCGGGTCCTCGCGGACGTGTGGAACCGCCCCCACCTCGCCACCGCCGCCGCCAGGCCCAGCCTGCACGACGCGCTCACCGCCACCGAACTCCTCGAGCACGCGCTCCGCCCGCTCGCCGCCCACCCCAAGCCCGGCGGCGTCCTGCACGCCGTCAGCGGCGGCCTCGCCGCCCTGCCGGGTCTGGTCGGCAACCACCTGCACGGCACGCCGTTCCTGCTCACCGAGCACGGCATCTACCTGCGCGAGCGCTACCTCGGCTACGGCACCGGCTACGCCTGGCCGGTCAAGGCGCTCGTCCTCGGCTTCTACCGGATGCTCGCCGTCGAGAGCTACGCCCGGGCCGCGCTCGTCACCCCCGGCAACCGCTACAACCGCCGCTGGGAGGAGCGCGCCGGCACCCCCGCCGAGCGCATCCGCACCGTGTACAACGGCGTCGACCCGGAGGCCTTCCCGCCCGCCGGGCCCGAGCCCGAGGTGCCCACCCTCAGCTGGGCCGGCCGGGTCGACCCGATCAAGGACCTGGAGACGCTGATCCGCGCCTTCGCCCTCGTCCGCGCCGAGATACCCGGCGCCCGGCTGCGCCTGTTCGGCGGCACCCCCGCTGGCGGCGCCGCCTACCGGGAGCGCTGCGAGGCGCTCGCCGCCGACCTCGGCATCGGCGACGCCGTGGTCTTCGAGGGCCGCGTCGACGACATCCGGGACGCCTACGCGGCCGGCAACGTGGTGATGCTCTCCAGCATCAGCGAGGGCTTCCCGTTCACCCTCATCGAGGCGATGTCCTGCGGCCGGGCCACCGTCTCCACCGACGTCGGCGGCGTCCGCGAGGCCGTCGGCGACACCGGTCTCGTCGTCCCGCCGCGCGAGCCCGAGGCGATGGCGAAGGCCGCGCTCGAACTGCTCCGCGACGCCGACCGCCGCGCTGAGATGGGCCGCGGCGCCCGGCTGCGCGTCATCGAGCAGTTCACCCTCCGCCAGACCATCGACTCCTTCCGCGACATCTACCGCGAACTCGACCGCCGCGACCGCTTCCGCACCGCCCACGACGACGGCCCCTTCGACTGGTGGACGCCCGCGCAGCGCGCCGAGGCCGCCGCCCAGGCAGCCGACGCCGCCGCCCGCTCCGCCGTCGGAGCCGCCGGATGA
- a CDS encoding RNA polymerase ECF family sigma subunit (manually curated): MTGTGPRVDDLLRELAPRVVGVLTRRYGDFYAAEDAVQEALLAAAVQWPEQGLPDHPQAWLVQVAARRTTEQIRSETARRRREETVAAREPEDRRTAPPADEDGTADRDDSLTVLFLCCHPVLTPAAAVALTLRSVGGLTTAEIARAFMVPEATMGQRISRAKQKIRSSGVPFSMPAPEELPRRLDLVLQVLYLVFTEGHTSSSGPDLQRVDLSREAIRLARALHRAVPDSSEAAGLLALMLLTHARSTARTGPDGELVPLAEQDRGRWDASAIAEGTALITATLPRGPVGPYQVQAAVAAVHDEAATAEATDWPQILALYGVLERLSDSPVVRLNRAVAAAMVHGPRTGLDLLARLDTPDALAGHQRLFAARAHLEEMAGDRRAALAGYRAAAERATSLPERHYLNLRAARLASRTG; the protein is encoded by the coding sequence CTGACCGGCACCGGCCCCCGCGTCGACGACCTGCTGCGCGAACTCGCGCCGCGGGTCGTCGGCGTGCTCACCCGCAGGTACGGCGACTTCTACGCCGCCGAGGACGCCGTCCAGGAGGCCCTGCTCGCGGCCGCCGTCCAGTGGCCCGAGCAGGGCCTGCCGGACCACCCGCAGGCCTGGCTGGTGCAGGTCGCCGCCCGGCGGACGACCGAGCAGATCCGCAGCGAGACAGCCCGCCGCCGACGCGAGGAGACCGTGGCCGCCCGCGAGCCGGAGGACCGCCGCACCGCGCCGCCCGCCGACGAGGACGGCACCGCGGACCGGGACGACTCGCTCACCGTGCTCTTCCTCTGCTGCCACCCGGTGCTCACGCCGGCCGCCGCCGTCGCGCTCACCCTCCGATCGGTGGGCGGACTCACCACCGCGGAGATCGCCCGCGCCTTCATGGTGCCGGAGGCCACCATGGGGCAGCGGATCAGCCGCGCCAAGCAGAAGATCAGGTCCTCCGGCGTGCCGTTCTCGATGCCCGCCCCCGAGGAGCTGCCGCGCCGCCTCGACCTGGTGCTGCAGGTCCTCTACCTGGTCTTCACCGAAGGCCACACCAGCAGCAGCGGCCCTGACCTGCAGCGCGTCGACCTCTCCCGGGAGGCGATCCGGCTCGCCCGGGCGCTGCACCGGGCCGTCCCCGACAGCAGCGAGGCGGCCGGGCTGCTCGCCCTGATGCTGCTCACCCACGCCCGCAGCACCGCCCGCACCGGGCCGGACGGCGAACTCGTCCCGCTCGCCGAGCAGGACCGCGGCCGCTGGGACGCCTCGGCGATCGCCGAGGGCACCGCGCTGATCACCGCGACCCTGCCGCGCGGACCGGTCGGCCCCTACCAGGTGCAGGCCGCCGTCGCCGCCGTGCACGACGAGGCCGCCACCGCGGAGGCCACCGACTGGCCGCAGATCCTGGCACTGTACGGCGTGCTGGAACGCCTCTCCGACAGCCCGGTGGTCCGGCTCAACCGCGCGGTGGCCGCCGCCATGGTGCACGGCCCGCGTACCGGCCTCGACCTGCTCGCCCGCCTCGACACCCCCGACGCCCTCGCCGGCCACCAGCGCCTGTTCGCCGCCCGGGCCCACCTGGAGGAGATGGCCGGCGACCGGCGGGCCGCCCTCGCCGGCTACCGCGCGGCCGCCGAACGCGCCACCAGCCTCCCCGAACGGCACTACCTCAACCTGCGCGCGGCACGGCTGGCCTCCCGGACCGGCTGA
- a CDS encoding methyltransferase family protein, producing MAAAGPDSLPCMTETSGSDHLDTTRSAYDAVAVRYTELFADDLAGYPLDRAMLAVFAELVRQQGGGRGPVADLGCGPGHVTAHLRDLGLVAFGVDLAPAMVAIARSRHPELRFEEGSMADLGLADGSLGGILARYSLIHTPPEELPAVFAEFHRLLAPGGHLLVAFQAVDRPAPPVEAFDHKVALAYRWWPDALAALLADAGLPEVARAVRAPYEGERPCPQAHLLARRQPAD from the coding sequence GTGGCGGCCGCGGGCCCGGATAGCCTGCCCTGCATGACCGAGACCTCCGGCTCCGACCACCTCGACACCACCCGGTCCGCGTACGACGCGGTGGCCGTGCGCTACACCGAACTGTTCGCGGACGACCTCGCCGGGTACCCGCTGGACCGGGCGATGCTCGCGGTCTTCGCCGAGCTGGTGCGGCAGCAGGGCGGCGGCCGCGGCCCGGTGGCCGATCTCGGCTGCGGGCCAGGCCATGTGACGGCACATCTTCGGGATCTGGGGCTGGTGGCGTTCGGGGTGGACCTGGCACCGGCCATGGTCGCGATCGCCCGGTCGAGGCACCCCGAACTGCGGTTCGAGGAGGGCTCGATGGCCGACCTCGGACTCGCCGACGGCTCGCTCGGCGGCATCCTCGCCCGCTACTCCCTGATCCACACCCCGCCGGAGGAGCTGCCGGCGGTGTTCGCCGAGTTCCACCGGCTGCTGGCACCGGGCGGACATCTGCTAGTGGCCTTCCAGGCCGTCGACCGGCCCGCCCCACCGGTCGAGGCCTTCGACCACAAGGTGGCACTCGCCTACCGCTGGTGGCCGGACGCACTCGCCGCACTCCTGGCGGACGCCGGCCTCCCGGAGGTCGCCCGGGCCGTCCGCGCCCCGTACGAGGGCGAACGCCCCTGCCCCCAGGCGCATCTGCTCGCCCGTCGGCAACCCGCCGACTGA
- a CDS encoding fructosamine-3-kinase codes for MSAAAMSAAAVTAAVPAAAVTDGVEQERVERCVRQALGAVRVTGGRALHGGLHNSARLVELADGRRLVLKAAPPADAPALTHEQGLLGTETLFHRLAAPTGAPVPAVLHHEPAGPENSGEWLLLGHLDGATWDELRDELTPEHRAALRGELGAAAARIATATGPRFGYPQPVPGLQGTDWPEAFTGMLRAVLADAARFDVPLPGPADTLAGLPERFAEALADVRRPALVHFDAWEGNLVVTRDPEGGPRLGGLIDGERAFFGDPLAELVGLDPLGTPEDDPDLMAGYRSVTPALAADSPSARARLALYRIYLALVMRVESAPRGYAPDHTAWLLSWSADRVTEQLAVLAALDR; via the coding sequence ATGTCCGCTGCCGCCATGTCTGCCGCCGCTGTGACCGCTGCCGTGCCCGCCGCCGCCGTGACCGACGGAGTCGAGCAGGAACGTGTGGAGCGGTGCGTCCGGCAGGCGCTCGGCGCGGTACGGGTGACCGGCGGGCGGGCGCTGCACGGCGGGCTCCACAACTCCGCCCGGCTGGTCGAACTCGCCGACGGCCGACGCCTGGTGCTCAAGGCCGCGCCGCCCGCCGACGCGCCCGCGCTCACCCACGAGCAGGGCCTGCTCGGCACCGAGACACTCTTCCACCGGCTCGCGGCCCCCACCGGCGCACCCGTCCCCGCCGTCCTGCACCACGAACCGGCCGGCCCCGAGAACTCCGGCGAGTGGCTGCTGCTCGGCCACCTCGACGGCGCCACCTGGGACGAACTGCGGGACGAGCTGACACCGGAGCACCGGGCCGCACTGCGCGGCGAGTTGGGTGCGGCCGCCGCCCGGATCGCCACCGCCACCGGCCCGCGCTTCGGCTACCCGCAGCCCGTCCCCGGCCTGCAGGGCACCGACTGGCCGGAGGCGTTCACCGGCATGCTGCGGGCCGTCCTCGCAGACGCCGCCCGCTTCGACGTGCCGCTCCCCGGGCCCGCCGACACCCTGGCCGGCCTGCCGGAACGGTTCGCCGAGGCACTGGCCGACGTCCGCCGACCCGCCCTCGTCCACTTCGACGCCTGGGAGGGCAACCTCGTCGTCACCCGCGACCCCGAGGGCGGCCCGCGCCTCGGCGGCCTCATCGACGGCGAACGCGCCTTCTTCGGCGACCCGCTCGCCGAACTCGTCGGCCTCGACCCGCTCGGCACCCCCGAGGACGACCCCGACCTGATGGCGGGCTACCGGAGCGTCACCCCCGCCCTCGCCGCCGACAGCCCGTCCGCCCGGGCACGCCTGGCGCTCTACCGCATCTACCTCGCGCTCGTCATGCGGGTGGAGAGCGCGCCCCGCGGCTACGCCCCCGACCACACCGCCTGGCTGCTCTCCTGGTCGGCCGACCGCGTCACCGAGCAACTGGCCGTCCTCGCCGCGCTCGACCGTTAG
- a CDS encoding ferredoxin--NADP+ reductase, whose amino-acid sequence MYRGAAAAAKVALGNLSAVRSRVVRGPPLPKDAAMSRPVRVAIVGAGPAGVYAADALLKSDLAAEPGVSIDILERLPAPFGLIRYGVAPDHPRIKGIVTALHQVLDKPQVRFFGNVDYPGDLALDDLHRFYDALVFATGAVADRDLLIPGIELDGSYGAADFVSWYDGHPDVPRSWPLEAEKVAVLGVGNVALDVARILAKTADELLPTEIPGNVYDGLAANRAVEIHVFGRRGPAQAKFSPMELRELDHSPTIEVIVDPEDIDYDDGSIATRRGNKQADMVASTLENWAIRDTGDRPHRIHLHFFESPVEILGEDGRVVGLRTERTALDGTGDTKGTGVFQDWDVQAVYRAVGYKSDELPKLPFDSIAATVPHEAGRVLEAGAHLPSTYVTGWVKRGPVGLIGHTKGDANETVACLVADQRAGLLRLAESPAEDAVVAFLEERGVDYTTWEGWQRLDAHERALGEREGRERIKVVPRDGMLRASGSSLTAGRETAAGE is encoded by the coding sequence ATGTACCGTGGCGCGGCCGCGGCGGCGAAGGTGGCACTCGGAAACCTATCCGCCGTCCGTTCCCGGGTCGTCCGCGGCCCGCCCCTGCCGAAGGATGCCGCCATGTCCCGCCCCGTCCGGGTCGCGATCGTCGGAGCCGGCCCCGCCGGTGTGTACGCGGCCGACGCGCTGCTCAAGTCCGACCTCGCCGCCGAGCCCGGTGTCTCGATCGACATCCTGGAGCGGCTACCCGCCCCCTTCGGGCTGATCCGCTACGGCGTGGCGCCCGACCACCCGCGGATCAAGGGCATCGTCACCGCCCTGCACCAGGTGCTCGACAAGCCTCAGGTCCGGTTCTTCGGCAATGTCGACTACCCCGGCGACCTCGCCCTCGACGACCTGCACCGCTTCTACGACGCCCTGGTCTTCGCGACCGGCGCGGTGGCCGACCGCGACCTCCTGATACCCGGCATCGAGCTGGACGGCTCGTACGGCGCGGCCGACTTCGTCTCCTGGTACGACGGCCACCCGGACGTGCCCCGCAGCTGGCCGCTGGAGGCCGAGAAGGTCGCGGTGCTCGGTGTCGGCAACGTCGCTCTCGACGTGGCCCGCATCCTGGCCAAGACGGCGGACGAGCTGCTGCCCACCGAGATCCCGGGCAACGTGTACGACGGCCTGGCCGCGAACCGGGCCGTGGAGATCCACGTCTTCGGGCGGCGCGGCCCGGCGCAGGCCAAGTTCAGCCCGATGGAGCTGCGCGAGCTCGACCACTCCCCCACCATCGAGGTGATCGTCGACCCGGAGGACATCGACTACGACGACGGCTCGATCGCCACCCGGCGCGGCAACAAGCAGGCCGACATGGTGGCCTCGACGCTGGAGAACTGGGCGATCCGCGACACCGGCGACCGCCCGCACCGGATCCACCTGCACTTCTTCGAGTCCCCGGTGGAGATCCTCGGCGAGGACGGCCGGGTGGTGGGCCTGCGCACCGAGCGCACCGCCCTCGACGGCACCGGCGACACCAAGGGCACCGGTGTCTTCCAGGACTGGGACGTCCAGGCGGTGTACCGCGCGGTCGGCTACAAGTCGGACGAGCTGCCGAAGCTGCCCTTCGACAGCATCGCGGCGACCGTCCCGCACGAGGCCGGCCGGGTGCTGGAGGCCGGGGCGCACCTGCCGTCCACGTACGTCACCGGCTGGGTCAAGCGCGGTCCGGTCGGCCTGATCGGGCACACCAAGGGCGATGCCAACGAGACCGTCGCCTGCCTGGTCGCGGACCAGCGGGCCGGGCTGCTGCGGCTCGCCGAGTCGCCGGCCGAGGACGCGGTGGTGGCCTTCCTGGAGGAGCGCGGCGTCGACTACACGACCTGGGAGGGCTGGCAGCGCCTGGACGCGCACGAGCGGGCGCTCGGCGAGCGCGAGGGCCGGGAGCGGATCAAGGTCGTCCCCCGCGACGGGATGCTGCGCGCCTCCGGCAGCTCGCTGACGGCCGGCCGGGAGACCGCCGCGGGCGAGTGA